One Phalacrocorax aristotelis chromosome 10, bGulAri2.1, whole genome shotgun sequence genomic region harbors:
- the LOC142062582 gene encoding multidrug resistance-associated protein 1 isoform X9: MAVSTGGIFASRHLHLNLLHNVLRSPMSFFERTPSGNLVNRFSKEIDTIDSTIPPIIKMFMGSTFNVIGACIIILLATPIAAVIIPPLGLVYLLVQRFYVATSRQLKRLESVSRSPVYSHFNETLLGVSVIRAFEEQKRFIKQNDMKVDENQKAYYPSIVANRWLAVRLECVGNCIVLFAALFAVVARNKLSAGLVGLSVSYSLQITAYLNWLVRMSSELETNIVAVERVKEYAEMEKEAEWNIEQTAPASTWPEEGRIEFRGYGLRYREDLDLVLKNINVTINGGEKIGIVGRTGAGKSSLTLGLFRINEAAEGEIIIDGINIAKIGLHDLRFKITIIPQDPILFSGSLRMNLDPFDQHSDEDIWRSLELAHLKNFASSLPDKLNHECAEGGENLSVGQRQLVCLARALLRKSKILVLDEATAAVDLETDKLIQSTIKSQFEECTVLTIAHRLNTIMDYTRVLVLDRGEVVECGSPDHLLEEKGIFYSMAKDSGLV; this comes from the exons ATGGCGGTGTCAACAGGGGGAATATTTGCTTCACGACACCTGCACCTTAACCTGCTGCACAATGTCCTCAGGTCTCCAATGAGTTTCTTTGAACGCACACCCAGTGGAAATCTGGTGAACCGTTTCTCTAAGGAGATAGACACCATTGACTCCACCATTCCACCAATCATCAAGATGTTCATGGGCTCGACATTTAATGTGATTGGGGCTTGTATCATcatcctgctggccacacctaTAGCTGCTGTCATTATTCCTCCTCTGGGACTTGTGTACTTGCTAGTGCAG AGATTTTATGTGGCTACTTCCCGCCAGCTCAAACGTCTTGAGTCTGTCAGTCGTTCTCCTGTATATTCTCACTTCAATGAGACCCTCTTGGGAGTCAGTGTCATTCGAGCCTTTGAGGAGCAGAAACGTTTCATAAAGCAGAACGACATGAAAGTGGATGAAAATCAGAAAGCTTATTATCCAAGCATTGTTGCAAACAG GTGGCTGGCTGTCCGTCTGGAGTGCGTGGGGAACTGTATTGTCCTCTTTGCAGCATTGTTTGCAGTGGTTGCACGCAACAAACTCAGTGCAGGACTGGTTGGCCTCTCAGTGTCCTACTCACTGCAG aTTACAGCATACTTGAACTGGCTAGTTCGCATGTCATCTGAGCTGGAAACTAACATTGTTGCTGTTGAAAGAGTCAAAGAGTACGCTGAAATGGAGAAGGAG GCCGAATGGAATATTGAACAAACTGCCCCAGCGAGTACCTGGCCCGAGGAAGGGAGGATTGAGTTTCGAGGCTATGGTTTACGTTACCGGGAAGACTTGGATTTGGTTCTGAAAAACATAAATGTTACCATAAATGGGGGTGAGAAG ATCGGAATAGTTGGAAGAACGGGAGCTGGAAAATCCTCGCTTACTTTAGGTTTGTTTCGGATTAATGAAGCAGCCGAAGGAGAAATTATTATTGATGGAATTAATATTGCAAAGATAGGGCTCCATGACTTGCGGTTCAAGATCACCATCATCCCTCAG GATCCAATATTGTTTTCTGGCTCTCTGCGTATGAATCTTGATCCTTTTGACCAACACTCTGATGAAGATATTTGGAGGTCTTTGGAATTGGCTCACCTGAAAAACTTTGCATCGTCCCTTCCTGATAAACTTAATCATGAGTGCGCTGAAGGTGGAGAGAACCTAAG TGTGGGACAGCGCCAGCTGGTGTGCCTGGCACGAGCTCTGCTCAGGAAGTCCAAAATCCTGGTTCTAGATGAAGCCACAGCTGCCGTTGATCTTGAAACAGATAAGCTTATACAGTCAACAATAAAATCTCAATTTGAAGAATGTACTGTATTAACTATAGCACATCGTCTGAACACAATCATGGACTACACAAG AGTTTTAGTCTTGGACCGAGGAGAAGTGGTGGAGTGTGGTAGCCCAGACCACCTACTTgaggaaaaaggcattttctatAGCATGGCCAAAGATTCAGGCTTAGTGTAG